The following proteins come from a genomic window of Edaphobacter sp. 4G125:
- a CDS encoding glycosyltransferase family 2 protein, producing MPKYSIVVPFHNEEDNVTTLYDRLKAVMEHVGESFELVFVDDGSRDRTYRLLEEIAAVDSRVLVIKLRRNFGQTSALAAGFDHAQGDFILAMDGDLQHSPAEIPNFLAKLEEGYDVVSGWRAQRGDNFVMRRIPSRIANWLMATLSGVNIHDFGTTFKAYRREVIHNIPLYGEMHRFIPALASWYGASICEIPISNPSRQFGKSHYGISRTFRVFFDLLTIRFLLKYMTRPLHFFGTIGAFSAFAGSALAAWLLILKLITSQHVMDMHGPLFVVAGVLILAGVQMIGIGLLGELQVRHFHTSSHRAPYAVDRILRLRSEESLLQ from the coding sequence GTGCCGAAATACTCGATCGTCGTTCCTTTCCATAACGAAGAAGACAATGTGACGACCCTTTATGACCGTCTTAAAGCGGTTATGGAGCATGTCGGCGAGTCGTTTGAGCTCGTCTTTGTCGATGACGGATCCCGCGATCGCACCTACCGCCTGCTTGAGGAGATCGCTGCCGTCGATTCGCGCGTTCTGGTCATTAAGCTGCGTCGGAACTTCGGCCAGACTTCGGCCTTGGCCGCTGGTTTTGATCACGCACAGGGAGACTTCATCCTGGCCATGGATGGTGACCTACAACACTCCCCCGCCGAAATTCCGAACTTTCTTGCCAAACTCGAGGAAGGCTATGACGTTGTTAGCGGTTGGCGCGCTCAGCGTGGCGATAACTTCGTTATGCGCCGCATTCCTTCGCGAATTGCCAATTGGCTTATGGCTACTCTGAGTGGTGTCAATATCCACGATTTTGGGACCACTTTCAAGGCGTATCGCCGTGAGGTCATCCACAACATCCCACTTTACGGAGAGATGCACCGCTTTATTCCGGCCTTGGCTTCTTGGTATGGCGCCAGCATCTGCGAGATTCCCATCTCCAATCCGAGCCGTCAGTTTGGCAAAAGTCACTATGGCATCTCTCGTACTTTCCGTGTCTTTTTCGATCTGCTGACCATCCGATTCCTGTTGAAGTATATGACTAGGCCGCTGCACTTCTTTGGAACGATTGGTGCGTTCAGTGCCTTTGCGGGATCGGCACTTGCTGCCTGGCTTCTCATCCTCAAGCTCATCACCAGCCAGCACGTTATGGATATGCATGGTCCGCTCTTCGTTGTCGCCGGAGTCTTGATTTTGGCTGGTGTTCAGATGATTGGGATTGGTTTGCTCGGAGAACTCCAGGTGCGCCACTTCCACACCTCGTCGCATCGCGCACCTTATGCGGTAGACCGCATCCTGCGGCTTCGGTCGGAAGAGAGTCTGCTGCAGTAG
- a CDS encoding YegP family protein: MSAHYELKPAANSQFMFNLKAANGEIILTSETYKSKEAALNGIESVKKNSPHDEQYERKKSHSSQPYFVLKARNHEVIGRSEMYSSEAAMEKGIESVKKNGPDATVKDIT; the protein is encoded by the coding sequence ATGTCTGCACATTATGAATTGAAGCCGGCTGCAAACAGCCAGTTTATGTTCAACCTGAAGGCAGCCAATGGCGAGATCATTCTGACCAGCGAGACCTATAAGTCAAAAGAAGCGGCCCTCAACGGCATCGAGTCCGTCAAGAAGAACTCTCCACATGACGAACAGTACGAAAGGAAGAAGTCTCATTCCTCGCAACCGTATTTCGTATTGAAGGCCAGGAATCATGAGGTCATCGGTCGTAGTGAGATGTATTCCTCCGAAGCTGCCATGGAGAAAGGGATCGAGTCTGTAAAGAAGAACGGTCCTGATGCCACTGTTAAAGACATCACCTAG
- a CDS encoding quinone oxidoreductase family protein has product MQAIRILHTDGPEALILQDLPTPAPGPGEALIRIEASGVNFIDVYFREGRYPAQLPYTLGQEAAGIIVALGEGTPADFKVGDRVAWCSVPGTYAQLAVAPVEKLIPIPEGVSSQQAAAAMLQGMTAHYLAYSTYSIRPGDEVLIHAGAGGVGLLLTQIAKSLGARVFTTVSNEEKAELSREAGADEVILYTQQDFAKAVKSLISGPGLHAVYDSVGKTTFEKSLSVLRPRGTLVLFGGSSGPVPPFDLIKLSQMGSLYITRPTLKDYTATRQELEQRASDVLNAVALGELKLRIEHIYPLINAAHAHRDLEGRKTTGKLLLIP; this is encoded by the coding sequence ATGCAGGCGATACGCATTCTTCATACCGACGGGCCCGAAGCCCTTATTCTCCAGGATCTCCCCACTCCAGCTCCTGGGCCTGGCGAGGCTCTCATCCGCATTGAGGCATCGGGCGTCAACTTTATTGATGTCTACTTCCGTGAAGGCCGTTATCCTGCACAGCTTCCCTACACGCTCGGGCAGGAGGCAGCCGGGATCATTGTTGCGCTTGGAGAAGGTACTCCAGCCGACTTCAAGGTGGGAGATCGGGTTGCGTGGTGTAGCGTGCCAGGCACGTATGCTCAACTCGCTGTCGCTCCTGTCGAGAAGCTCATCCCCATTCCTGAGGGGGTCTCCTCACAGCAGGCCGCCGCTGCCATGCTTCAGGGAATGACCGCGCATTACTTGGCATATTCGACATACTCCATCCGTCCCGGCGACGAGGTTCTGATTCATGCAGGCGCGGGTGGAGTCGGTTTGTTATTGACCCAGATAGCCAAATCTCTCGGCGCGCGTGTCTTCACCACAGTATCGAACGAGGAAAAGGCTGAGCTCTCTCGTGAAGCCGGAGCAGATGAGGTCATCCTCTATACCCAACAAGACTTTGCCAAGGCCGTAAAAAGTCTGATCTCCGGACCGGGGTTGCACGCGGTCTATGATTCTGTCGGCAAGACAACCTTTGAAAAGTCTCTCTCGGTTCTGCGGCCTCGCGGTACACTTGTGCTCTTCGGCGGGTCCAGCGGCCCTGTTCCCCCGTTTGATCTCATCAAACTCTCCCAGATGGGATCGCTCTACATTACTCGCCCTACTCTTAAGGACTACACTGCTACCCGCCAAGAGCTCGAACAGCGTGCCAGCGATGTTCTTAATGCAGTTGCCTTGGGAGAACTCAAGCTTCGCATTGAGCACATCTATCCATTGATCAACGCTGCACACGCACACCGGGACCTCGAGGGCCGCAAAACAACGGGCAAACTTCTTCTGATCCCCTGA
- a CDS encoding TonB-dependent receptor, with amino-acid sequence MHASARSSAALSISRLFAVFAVGFFAIASAHAVIVRGTVTDPLGASIPGARVQLIQGKGIAGSAVSGSDGSFEIRSTASGRFILLSSAPTFSPGIGQGFYGGRTDVVTRNVTLEIASVTAQVTVTATGIPTPIQQASSAINLIPFSALQTRVGLIDDLRQSPGVNVVQSGQYGGVSSLFVRGGNSDANKVMIDGVTTEDIGGRFDFGTVSSTALDGLELYRGPNSVLYGSDAGASVVNFTSPRGATLRPILNYSGDAGNFHTWRNEATLSGTHNRLDYYGAFSRFDTSNSIPMDRYHSSTSAANLGYNITANTSLRFTIRNGVSAVGLPGAYSFYGIASAGKQSDQDLYSGATLENRWRGKWHNLVRYGIARKREQAVTFYPVGEAVDYPGYGGFPGYTLYYGNTVTIRGANGTSGTGRASFLFGGTAPTDQSSLRDELYYQSDYTFSPHFIGLFGFRYENERGSYNNPNYFESQVVKRTNFQYTLQFQGDIKNRLFYSFGGAIERNNLYGTAGTPRFGLAWIPVRPGSGFFHGTKLRANAATGVQEPSLSVEFSSLYKQLQEAGSTDLIDAYHVRPIQALRSRTFDVGVDQNILGQILILKAGYFHNQFNRQLDYVDAGTLKTVFGIDTGTAKLYGALLNTLAYRAQGFEGELQFAPSHSILLRGGYTYLASLVEQSFSTDAIANGTAAVNPNYPNTPIGSSYPLVGQRPFRRPPQTGFFAAQYTTTKFSAALKGAFASRADDSTFLSYLDFNGGNTLLLPNRNLDYGFAKLDAYGTYAVTHHVTAFAELNNLFSQQHIGPIGYPSQPFTFRTGLKVRLGGD; translated from the coding sequence ATGCATGCATCCGCGCGTTCGTCAGCGGCCCTGTCTATCTCTCGTCTCTTCGCTGTTTTTGCGGTCGGTTTTTTTGCAATCGCGTCTGCACACGCAGTAATTGTTCGCGGTACCGTTACGGATCCGCTCGGTGCTTCCATTCCGGGCGCTCGCGTTCAGCTGATTCAGGGCAAAGGGATTGCTGGTTCTGCTGTCAGCGGTTCCGATGGGTCTTTTGAGATTCGTAGCACAGCCTCCGGTCGATTTATCCTCTTGAGCTCGGCGCCAACGTTTTCTCCGGGGATCGGGCAGGGCTTCTATGGTGGACGCACCGACGTTGTTACGCGGAACGTCACCCTTGAGATCGCATCGGTTACGGCGCAGGTCACGGTCACCGCCACTGGAATCCCCACGCCCATTCAGCAGGCAAGCTCTGCCATTAATCTCATTCCGTTCAGCGCGCTTCAGACCCGCGTTGGTCTTATCGATGACCTCCGTCAGTCACCGGGAGTCAACGTGGTTCAGTCTGGACAGTATGGTGGTGTCAGCTCACTCTTTGTGCGCGGTGGAAATTCTGATGCCAACAAAGTCATGATCGATGGTGTTACTACCGAGGATATCGGAGGTCGTTTTGACTTTGGCACGGTCTCTTCGACGGCGCTTGATGGTCTCGAACTCTATCGCGGACCGAACAGTGTTCTCTATGGTTCTGATGCCGGGGCCTCTGTGGTCAACTTCACCTCACCTCGCGGAGCGACCCTTCGGCCTATTCTGAATTACTCTGGCGATGCGGGCAACTTCCACACCTGGCGGAATGAGGCGACTCTTAGCGGAACCCACAACAGGCTCGACTATTATGGAGCCTTCTCACGCTTCGATACTTCGAATTCGATTCCCATGGATCGCTATCACTCCTCCACAAGTGCGGCCAATCTGGGATACAATATCACCGCGAATACTTCCTTGCGCTTCACAATCCGCAATGGAGTTTCAGCGGTAGGGCTTCCCGGAGCCTATAGTTTTTACGGGATCGCATCGGCTGGGAAACAGTCTGACCAGGACCTTTATTCTGGAGCCACTCTTGAGAACCGCTGGCGTGGCAAATGGCATAACCTCGTTCGCTATGGCATCGCGCGTAAACGTGAACAGGCCGTTACTTTCTATCCTGTCGGCGAGGCCGTCGATTATCCCGGTTACGGTGGGTTTCCTGGATACACGCTTTATTACGGCAATACCGTTACTATTCGGGGTGCGAATGGAACCTCGGGAACAGGTCGCGCGTCCTTTCTCTTTGGAGGTACAGCGCCCACTGATCAGTCTTCGCTCCGCGATGAACTGTACTATCAATCGGACTACACTTTTTCTCCGCACTTTATCGGTCTGTTTGGATTTCGTTACGAGAATGAACGCGGCTCCTACAACAATCCGAATTACTTCGAATCCCAGGTTGTTAAGCGGACCAATTTCCAGTACACGCTTCAGTTCCAGGGAGATATAAAGAACCGCCTCTTCTATTCCTTTGGCGGGGCGATTGAGCGGAATAATCTTTACGGCACTGCTGGAACTCCCCGCTTTGGCCTGGCATGGATTCCGGTTCGTCCCGGCAGTGGCTTTTTCCACGGTACGAAGCTTCGTGCGAATGCCGCTACAGGCGTTCAAGAACCTTCGCTTTCGGTGGAGTTTTCATCGCTTTACAAACAACTGCAAGAGGCGGGCTCAACCGACCTGATCGATGCGTATCACGTTCGTCCGATTCAAGCGCTTCGATCTCGTACCTTTGATGTCGGTGTCGATCAGAATATCCTCGGGCAGATCCTAATTCTCAAAGCAGGCTACTTCCACAATCAATTCAATCGTCAGCTCGATTACGTTGATGCGGGGACTTTGAAGACGGTCTTTGGGATCGATACAGGTACCGCTAAACTCTATGGAGCGCTTCTCAACACATTGGCTTATCGTGCTCAAGGGTTTGAAGGTGAGCTTCAGTTTGCCCCCAGCCACAGTATCCTCTTGCGTGGAGGCTATACCTATCTTGCATCTCTGGTAGAGCAATCCTTCTCGACAGATGCCATTGCCAATGGTACTGCCGCTGTCAATCCTAATTACCCCAATACTCCTATCGGTTCTTCCTATCCGCTCGTCGGTCAACGGCCCTTCCGTCGGCCGCCGCAGACCGGCTTTTTTGCTGCGCAGTACACCACTACAAAGTTCTCAGCTGCACTCAAAGGAGCTTTTGCAAGCCGAGCGGACGATTCCACTTTCCTCTCCTACTTAGATTTCAATGGTGGTAACACTCTGTTGTTGCCTAACCGGAATCTCGATTATGGCTTT